A genomic window from Hirundo rustica isolate bHirRus1 chromosome 14, bHirRus1.pri.v3, whole genome shotgun sequence includes:
- the B4GALT7 gene encoding beta-1,4-galactosyltransferase 7 — translation MGPARRRDALRLRGGGSPPLLRLFPGRFSAFPLFLLALLLGFASLLWLQLSCSGEEPPAGGQHRGVPRQPCPGPAPLRPPEEEPSWGPHRLALLVPFRERFEELLAFVPYMHRFLSKKRIRHRIFILNQVDHFRFNRASLINVGFLESGNDTDYIAMHDVDLLPLNEHLDYSFPEAGPFHVASPELHPLYHYSTYVGGILLLTKQHYELCNGMSNRFWGWGREDDEFYRRIKGAGLQVRRPSGITTGYETFQHLHDPAWRKRDQKRIAAQKQEQFKVDREGGLNNVRYRIESRTDLSVAGAPCTVLNILLDCDTNETPWCTFG, via the exons aTGGGCCCGGCCCGCCGCAGGGACGCGCTCCGGCTGCGCGGCGGAGG GTCCCCGCCGCTCCTGCGGCTCTTCCCCGGCCGCTTCTCCGCCTTCCCGCTGTTCCTCCTGGCGCTGCTGCTGGGCTTCGCTTcgctgctctggctgcagctcagctgctcgGGCGAGGAGCCGCCGGCGGGCGGGCAGCACCGGGGGGTTCCCCGGCAGCCCTGCCCGGGCCCCGCGCCGCTGCGGCCGCCCGAGGAGGAGCCGTCGTGGGGGCCGCACCGCCTGGCGCTGCTGGTGCCCTTCCGAGAGCGCTTCGAGGAGCTGCTGGCCTTCGTGCCCTACATGCACCGCTTCCTCAGCAAGAAGAGGATCCGCCACCGCATCTTCATCCTCAACCAAGTGGATCATTTCAG GTTTAACAGGGCGTCCCTGATCAACGTGGGCTTCCTGGAGAGCGGCAACGACACCGACTACATCGCCATGCACGACGTGGATCTCCTGCCCCTCAACGAGCACCTGGACTACAGCTTCCCCGAGGCAGGGCCCTTCCACGTGGCGTCCCCCGAGCTGCACCCGCTCTACCACTACAGCACCTACGTGGGTGGCATCCTGCTGCTCACCAAGCAGCACTACGAGTTG TGCAATGGCATGTCTAACCGCTTCTGGGGCTGGGGACGGGAGGACGATGAGTTTTATCGACGTATCAAAGGAGCTGGTCTCCAG gttCGTCGTCCGTCTGGAATCACAACTGGATACGAGACTTTCCAGCACCTGCATGACCCGGCCTGGAGGAAGAGAGACCAGAAGCGCATTGCTGCGCAGAAGCAG gaGCAGTTCAAGGTGGATCGGGAGGGAGGCCTGAACAATGTGAGGTACCGAATCGAGTCACGGACAGATCTGAGCGTGGCAGGAGCCCCTTGCACCGTCCTTAATATCCTGCTGGACTGTGACACTAACGAGACGCCCTGGTGCACGTTTGGCTGA
- the N4BP3 gene encoding NEDD4-binding protein 3 — protein MAAAQGPVTCEPDTRVLGTYLSSEPVGIVGSMGSVGSLVEKQDLSPLELRAPLGGSRGLRQPDGLLRKGPSQRELFGYLHGAKKEARAERKHQASGACYKRDYESDRENRSPERCSREHHRGADFSKSSLPERGRFDKCRIRPSAFKAVAGKGLVSMQGLSSSKGQKLSKSNGSLHTLLSQSSTAAPQHGPLRTHLLHAISLDEASDSSHNSIQSFPSYGSRLKPAQSQFSASMGHINHIGGSLDRVSRSPRDTLAPEKMPLSCKSMATLSRLQSPGEPPPPYEFSYSLEDAVKQLEDRLQETGGELRQLKRSLSETEDPFTQAFEDKQRLWLDELEDLKQMYMARLQQVMQQAQRGQRALQLQLYKAQQEKKRLQEELSLQQCQCEEAKLRQSQGEHGSPKLEETKWEVCQKAAEISLLKQQLRDTQEEMAQKLGEIFSLKTQLREAKAEVQARDSQLAQLADSFQSPPEPSTSLPLGDDPMPSCQDFPGCETDDSKCRGLQSDSAEPLERQVEWLWAELLRERRQGQLQAVNFELERKTWQEEKEKVLRYQRELQASYMEMYHRSQALERELRQLRAEPRDVRIDSPWIERVESSKI, from the exons atggcagcagcacagggtccTGTGACCTGTGAGCCCGACACGCGTGTCCTCGGCACCTACCTCTCCTCGGAGCCCGTCGGCATCGTTGGCAGCATGGGCAGCGTGGGCAGCCTGGTGGAGAAGCAGGACCTGTCCCCCCTGGAGCTGCGGGCCCCGCTGGGCGGCTCGCGGGGGCTCCGGCAGCCCGACGGGTTGCTGCGGAAGGGGCCGAGCCAGCGGGAGCTCTTTGGGTACCTGCACGGGGCCAAGAAGGAGGCGCGGGCGGAGCGGAAGCACCAGGCATCGGGAGCCTGCTACAAGCGGGACTACGAGAGCGACCGCGAGAACCGCTCCCCCGAGCGCTGCTCCCGCGAGCATCACCGTGGGGCCGACTTCTCCAAGAGCTCCCtgccggagcggggccgcttCGACAAG TGCCGCATCAGGCCCTCGGCCTTCAAGGCAgtggctgggaaggggctggtcTCCATGCAGGGCCTGTCCTCGTCCAAGGGGCAGAAGTTGTCCAAGAGCAATGGGAGCCTGCACACGCTGCTGTCGCAGAGCAGCACAGCGGCTCCGCAGCACGGCCCGCTCCGCACCCACCTGCTCCACGCCATCAGCCTGGATGAGGCCTCTGACTCCAGCCACAACTCCATCCAGAGCTTCCCGTCCTACGGCTCCCGCCTCAAGCCCGCCCAGAGCCAGTTCAGCGCCTCCATGGGCCACATCAACCACATTGGGGGCTCCTTGGACAGGGTTTCCCGGAGCCCCAGGGATACCCTGGCCCCCGAGAAGATGCCCCTGTCCTGCAAAAGCATGGCCACCCTgagcaggctgcagagccccGGCGAGCCCCCGCCGCCGTACGAATTCTCCTACTCGCTGGAGGACGCGGTGAAGCAGCTGGAGGACCGGCTGCAGGAGACCGGGGGGGAGCTGCGGCAGCTCAAGAGGAGCCTCAGCGAGACTGAAGACCCCTTCACACAG GCGTTTGAGGACAAGCAGCGGCTGTGGCTGGACGAGCTGGAGGACCTGAAGCAGATGTACATGGCTCGGCTGCAGCAGGTGATGCAGCAGGCGCAGCGCGGGCAGCGGgcgctgcagctgcagctctacAAGGCGCAGCAGGAGAAGAAgcggctgcaggaggagctgagcctgcagcagtgccagtgcGAGGAGGCCAAGCTCCGGCAGTCCCAGGGCGAGCATGGCAGCCCCAAACTGGAGGAGACCAAGTGGGAG GTGTGccagaaggcagcagagatctccctgctgaagcagcagctccgggACACCCAGGAGGAGATGGCTCAGAAGCTGGGGGAGATCTTCAGCCTGAAGACGCAGCTGCGGGAGGCCAAGGCGGAGGTCCAGGCCAGGGACTCCCaactggcacagctggcagacTCCTTCCAGAGCCCCCCGGAGCCCAGCACCTCGCTGCCTCTGGGCGATGACCCCATGCCGTCGTGCCAGGACTTCCCTGGCTGCGAAACTGATGACTCCAAGTGCCGGGGCCTCCAGAGCGACTCGGCCGAGCCCCTGGAGCGGCAGGTGGAgtggctgtgggcagagctgctgcggGAGCGGCGTCAGGgccagctgcaggctgtgaactttgagctggagaggaaaacgtggcaggaggagaaggagaaggtgcTGCGGTACCAGCGGGAGCTCCAGGCCAGCTACATGGAGATGTACCACCGGAGCCAGGCGCTGGAGCGGGAGCTGCGGCAGCTGCGGGCGGAGCCCAGGGATGTCAGGATCGATTCGCCCTGGATCGAGCGGGTGGAGTCCTCCAAGATCTGA
- the LMAN2 gene encoding vesicular integral-membrane protein VIP36, producing MAAGAGGLVAAAALLLALAGPRPVPAELTDGNSEHLKREHSLMKPYQGAGSAAMPLWDFQGSTMVTSQYVRLTPDERSREGSIWNRVPCFLKDWELHVHFKIHGAGKKNLHGDGLALWYTQERLTPGPVFGSKDNFHGLAIFLDTYPNDEATERVFPYISAMVNNGSLTYDHSKDGRWTELAGCSADLRNQNHDTFLAVRYSRGRLTVMTDVEDKNEWKNCIDIAGVQLPTGYFFGASAGTGDLSDNHDIISMKLFQLMVEHPMEDESVDWTKIEPRVSLLKSPKDNVDDPTGNFRSGPLTGWKVFLLLLCALLGIIVCAVVGAVVFQKRQERNKRFY from the exons ATGGCGGCGGGTGCGGGCGGGCTGGtggcggcggccgcgctgctGTTGGCCCTGGCCGGGCCGCGCCCGGTGCCCGCCGAGCTCACGGATGGTAACAGCGAGCACCTGAAGCGGGAGCACTCGCTGATGAAGCCGTATCAGG GCGCGGGCTCCGCCGCGATGCCGTTGTGGGACTTCCAGGGCAGCACCATGGTCACCAGCCAGTACGTTCGCCTGACGCCCGACGAGCGCAGTCGGGAGGGCTCCATCTGGAACCGAGTG ccctgcttccTCAAGGACTGGGAGCTCCACGTCCACTTCAAGATCCACGGGGCCGGCAAGAAGAACCTGCACGGGGATGGGCTGGCGCTGTGGTACACGCAGGAGCGCCTGACGCCAG GTCCTGTCTTTGGCAGCAAGGACAACTTCCACGGACTGGCTATTTTCCTTGATACCTATCCCAACGATGAGGCGACGGAG CGCGTGTTCCCCTACATCTCGGCCATGGTCAACAACGGCTCCCTGACCTACGACCACAGCAAGGACGGGCGCTGGACGGAGCTGGCCGGCTGCTCCGCTGACCTGCGCAACCAGAACCACGACACCTTCCTGGCCGTGCGCTACTCCCGCGGCCGGCTCACG GTGATGACTGATGTGGAAGACAAGAACGAGTGGAAGAACTGCATCGACATCGCAGGGGTGCAGCTGCCAACTGGGTACTTCTTTGGTGCTTCTGCTGGCACTGGAGATCTCTCTG ACAATCACGACATCATCTCGATGAAGCTGTTCCAGCTCATGGTGGAGCACCCTATGGAAGATGAGAGCGTTGACTGGACCAAGATCGAGCCGCGTGTCAGCCTCCTTAAATCCCCCAAAG ACAACGTGGATGACCCGACGGGGAATTTCCGGAGCGGGCCGCTGACAGgctggaaggtgttcctgctcctgctctgtgcactgCTGGGCATCATTGTCTGCGCTGTGGTGGGAGCCGTGGTCTTCCAGAAACGCCAGGAGCGGAACAAGCGTTTCTACTAG
- the LOC120759288 gene encoding ADP-ribosylation factor-like protein 3, translated as MGDVQKGLLSVIQKLKGSPEQELRIVLLGLDNAGKTTLLKRLASEEVSTITPTQGFNIKSVHSHGLKLNVWDIGGQRSIRPYWKKYLGSTDLLIYVIDSADQKRFEETGQELAELTEDESLTGVPLLVFANKQDLVTAAPAAEIAEGLSLHTYRDREWQIQACSALSGEGVQDGMNWISSHIMNRKK; from the exons ATGGGTGATGTGCAGAAG gggctgctctccGTCATCCAGAAGCTGAAGGGTTCGCCGGAGCAGGAGCTCCGCATcgtcctgctggggctggacaACGCGGGCAAAACAACGCTGCTGAAGCGCCTGGCGTCCGAGGAGGTCAGCACCATCACCCCCACACAG GGATTCAACATCAAGAGCGTCCACTCCCACGGTTTGAAGCTGAATGTCTGGGATATCGGGGGGCAGCGCTCCATCCGCCCGTACTGGAAGAAGTATCTGGGCAGCACAGACCTGCTG ATTTATGTAATTGACAGCGCCGACCAGAAGCGCTTTGAGGAGACCGGGCAG gagctggcagagctcaCGGAGGACGAGTCCCTCACAGGGGTCCCACTGCTGGTGTTTGCCAACAAGCAGGACCTGGTGACCGCAGCACCCGCAGCCGAAATCGCAGAAGGGCTGAGCCTCCACACCTACCGGGACCGCGAGTGGCAGATCCAGGCCTGCTCGGCCCTGTCTGGGGAAGGGGTGCAG GATGGGATGAACTGGATTTCCAGCCACATCATGAACAGGAAGAAGTGA